A genomic segment from Lutibacter sp. A80 encodes:
- the rpe gene encoding ribulose-phosphate 3-epimerase, producing MKKYIAPSMLASDFANLQRDIEMVNNSKADWFHIDVMDGVFVPNISFGMPVISAIKKHAKKTMDVHLMIVNPDKYISDFKKVGADILTVHYEACPHLHRTVQAIKAEGMKAGVSLNPHTPIAVLEDIIQDLDLVLIMSVNPGFGGQTFIENTYKKVQQLKALIEFSNSDALIEVDGGVTDQNIEQLSEVGADAFVAGSFVFKSEDPSKTITNLKDLISPN from the coding sequence ATGAAAAAATACATTGCACCTTCAATGCTTGCTTCCGATTTTGCAAACTTACAACGCGATATTGAAATGGTTAATAACAGTAAAGCCGATTGGTTTCATATAGATGTTATGGATGGCGTTTTTGTTCCAAACATTTCTTTTGGCATGCCTGTAATTAGTGCAATTAAAAAACATGCTAAAAAAACAATGGATGTACACTTAATGATTGTAAATCCAGATAAATATATTTCCGATTTTAAAAAAGTAGGTGCAGATATTTTAACCGTTCATTACGAAGCATGTCCTCATTTACATAGAACTGTACAAGCAATAAAAGCTGAAGGAATGAAAGCTGGAGTTTCGTTAAATCCACATACGCCAATAGCAGTTTTAGAAGATATTATTCAAGATCTAGATTTAGTATTAATAATGAGTGTAAACCCTGGTTTTGGTGGGCAAACTTTTATTGAAAATACTTATAAAAAAGTACAACAACTAAAAGCTTTAATAGAATTTAGTAATTCTGATGCACTAATAGAGGTAGATGGAGGTGTAACTGACCAAAATATTGAACAATTATCTGAAGTTGGTGCAGATGCATTTGTTGCAGGAAGCTTTGTATTTAAAAGCGAAGATCCTTCAAAAACTATTACAAATCTAAAAGATTTAATTTCACCAAATTAA
- a CDS encoding RNA methyltransferase, translating into MSLSKNQLKLITSLRKKKYRVTTNLFIAEGIKVVNEFLGSKFELEHLFCVDDTDFTNHENVTVISESDLKKASSLATPNNVIAIFKIPVSNFIEKEGLVLALDAINDPGNLGTIIRLCDWFGIDQLICSKDTVDCYNAKVVQASMGSLTRVGVFYTDLKDYLSNTNKAKYATLMNGENVYKTTLPKDAVLVMGNEANGISTPILKLLDNAISIPRFGSLQQTESLNVATATAILLSEFKREN; encoded by the coding sequence ATGAGTTTAAGTAAAAATCAACTAAAGTTAATAACGAGCTTACGTAAAAAAAAGTACAGAGTAACAACAAATTTATTTATTGCTGAAGGTATTAAGGTGGTAAATGAATTTTTGGGTTCAAAATTTGAGTTAGAACACTTGTTTTGTGTTGATGATACGGATTTTACAAACCACGAAAATGTAACAGTAATTTCTGAATCTGATTTAAAAAAAGCAAGTAGTTTGGCAACGCCAAATAATGTAATTGCCATTTTTAAAATACCAGTTTCTAATTTTATTGAAAAAGAAGGCTTGGTTTTAGCTTTAGATGCAATTAACGATCCTGGAAATTTAGGAACAATAATTAGATTATGCGATTGGTTTGGTATAGATCAGCTTATATGTTCTAAAGATACTGTAGATTGTTACAATGCTAAAGTTGTACAAGCTTCAATGGGGTCTTTAACCAGAGTTGGAGTTTTTTACACAGATTTAAAAGATTATTTAAGTAATACTAATAAAGCTAAATATGCTACGTTAATGAATGGTGAAAATGTATATAAAACTACATTACCTAAAGATGCTGTTTTAGTAATGGGGAATGAAGCAAATGGAATTAGTACTCCTATTTTAAAATTATTAGATAATGCTATTTCTATTCCAAGATTTGGAAGTTTACAACAAACCGAAAGTTTAAATGTAGCAACTGCTACGGCAATTTTATTAAGTGAATTTAAGAGAGAGAATTAG
- a CDS encoding polyribonucleotide nucleotidyltransferase, producing MIPKVHTQTIDLGDGRTITIETGKLAKQAHGSVVVKMGNTMLLGTVVSNYDASSVDFLPLTVDYREKYAAAGKYPGGFFKREARPSDSEILTMRLVDRVLRPLFPKDYHAETQVMIQLMSHDDTVMPDALAGLAASAAIQLSDIPFETPISEVRVARINGEFVINPSRIQLDEADIDMMVGASEDSVMMVEGEMDECSEEEMADAIKFAHEAIKIQCAAQTALAESFGKKETRTYEEAVTDEELEKIAHDFSYQKVYDIAKAGSSKHERSAAFAEIKEAFKATFSEEELAEKGDLISKYYSKAEKSAIRNLTLEEGLRLDGRKTTEIRPIWCEIDYLPSAHGSSIFTRGETQALATVTLGTSRDANVLDSPTYEGEERFYLHYNFPPFSTGEARPLRGTSRREVGHGNLAQRALKGMIPEDCPYTVRVVSEILESNGSSSMATVCAGTMALMDAGVKMKKPVSGIAMGLISDGDKYAVLSDILGDEDHLGDMDFKVTGTEDGITACQMDIKIKGLSYEILVKALKQAREGRLHILGKITDTIAQPNESVKPHSPKMVSRVIPNEFIGALIGPGGKVIQEMQKETGCTIVINEDPVTEEGIVEILGTDQNGIDSVLAKIDSLLFKPEVGSVYEVKVIKMLDFGAVVEYTEAPGNEVLLHISELAWERTNNVTDVVNMGDVFDVKYFGKDPKTRKEKVSRKALLPKPEGFVERPPRDNNRGRDNRGRDNRRDDRKPRSRD from the coding sequence ATGATACCGAAGGTACATACACAAACTATTGATTTAGGAGATGGAAGAACCATCACAATCGAAACCGGAAAATTAGCAAAACAAGCCCATGGTTCTGTTGTTGTTAAAATGGGAAACACCATGTTATTAGGTACAGTTGTATCTAATTACGACGCAAGCTCTGTAGATTTTTTACCATTAACAGTAGATTATAGAGAAAAATATGCTGCTGCAGGTAAATACCCTGGAGGGTTCTTTAAAAGAGAAGCTAGACCAAGTGATAGCGAAATATTAACAATGCGTTTAGTTGACCGTGTACTACGCCCATTATTCCCTAAAGATTATCACGCAGAAACACAAGTAATGATTCAATTAATGTCTCATGATGATACTGTAATGCCAGATGCATTAGCTGGTTTAGCAGCATCGGCGGCAATTCAATTAAGTGATATTCCTTTTGAAACTCCAATTTCTGAAGTAAGAGTAGCTAGAATTAACGGAGAATTTGTAATCAACCCAAGTAGAATTCAATTAGATGAAGCTGATATAGATATGATGGTTGGTGCTTCTGAAGATTCTGTAATGATGGTTGAAGGAGAAATGGATGAATGTAGCGAAGAAGAAATGGCAGATGCTATTAAGTTTGCGCATGAAGCAATTAAAATTCAATGTGCTGCACAAACTGCATTAGCAGAATCATTTGGAAAAAAAGAAACACGTACATATGAAGAAGCAGTAACTGACGAAGAGTTAGAAAAAATTGCACATGATTTTTCATATCAAAAAGTATATGATATAGCAAAAGCAGGAAGTTCTAAACACGAACGTAGTGCTGCATTTGCAGAAATAAAAGAAGCTTTTAAAGCTACATTTTCAGAAGAAGAATTAGCTGAAAAAGGAGACTTAATTTCTAAATATTATAGTAAAGCCGAAAAAAGCGCTATTAGAAACTTAACCCTTGAAGAAGGTTTGCGTTTAGACGGAAGAAAAACTACAGAAATTCGCCCTATCTGGTGTGAAATAGATTACTTACCATCAGCACACGGTTCTTCAATTTTTACTCGTGGTGAAACTCAAGCATTAGCAACAGTTACTTTAGGTACTTCTAGAGATGCAAATGTATTAGACTCACCAACATACGAAGGTGAAGAACGTTTTTATTTACACTATAACTTCCCTCCTTTCTCAACAGGTGAAGCAAGACCTTTAAGAGGTACTTCACGTAGAGAAGTAGGACACGGTAACTTAGCACAACGCGCTTTAAAAGGAATGATTCCTGAAGATTGCCCTTATACTGTAAGAGTTGTTTCAGAAATATTAGAATCTAACGGTTCTTCATCAATGGCAACAGTTTGTGCTGGTACAATGGCATTAATGGATGCTGGTGTTAAAATGAAAAAACCTGTTTCAGGAATTGCAATGGGATTAATTTCTGATGGTGATAAATATGCTGTATTAAGTGATATTTTAGGTGATGAAGATCATTTAGGTGATATGGACTTTAAAGTTACTGGTACTGAAGATGGTATTACAGCTTGCCAAATGGATATTAAAATTAAAGGATTATCTTACGAAATTTTAGTAAAAGCACTAAAACAAGCTCGTGAGGGTCGTTTACATATTTTAGGTAAAATTACAGATACAATTGCACAACCAAATGAAAGTGTAAAACCACATTCTCCTAAAATGGTTTCAAGAGTAATTCCTAATGAATTTATTGGAGCTTTAATTGGTCCAGGAGGAAAAGTAATTCAAGAAATGCAAAAAGAAACTGGATGTACTATTGTTATTAACGAAGATCCAGTTACCGAAGAAGGTATTGTTGAAATATTAGGAACAGATCAAAATGGAATTGATAGTGTTTTAGCTAAAATAGACTCTTTATTATTTAAACCTGAAGTTGGAAGTGTTTACGAAGTTAAAGTAATTAAAATGTTAGACTTTGGTGCTGTTGTAGAATATACAGAAGCTCCTGGAAACGAAGTATTACTTCATATTTCTGAACTTGCTTGGGAACGCACTAATAATGTTACTGATGTAGTAAATATGGGTGACGTTTTTGATGTAAAATACTTTGGTAAAGATCCAAAAACTCGTAAAGAAAAAGTATCTAGAAAAGCATTATTACCTAAACCTGAAGGTTTTGTTGAAAGACCTCCAAGAGATAATAATCGTGGTAGAGACAATCGTGGTAGAGATAACCGCAGAGATGATAGAAAACCAAGATCTAGAGACTAA
- the rpsO gene encoding 30S ribosomal protein S15, protein MYLTKEKKAEIFAKHNESATNTGSSEGQIALFTYRINHLTEHLKKNRKDYNTERSLVKLVGKRRNLLDYLIKTDIIRYRKIIQELGIRK, encoded by the coding sequence ATGTACTTAACAAAAGAAAAAAAAGCGGAAATTTTCGCTAAACACAACGAATCAGCAACAAACACTGGTTCTTCAGAAGGTCAAATTGCCTTATTTACTTATAGAATTAACCATTTAACAGAACACTTAAAGAAAAATCGTAAAGATTATAACACTGAGCGTTCATTAGTAAAATTAGTAGGTAAAAGAAGAAATTTACTTGATTATCTAATTAAAACTGATATCATTAGATATCGTAAGATAATTCAAGAATTAGGAATAAGAAAATAA
- the fbaA gene encoding class II fructose-bisphosphate aldolase yields MSHTIKPGVATGSEVQEIFKLAKSKNFALPAVNVTGSNTINSVLETAKELNSPVIIQFSNGGAQFNAGKGLSNENQKAAIAGGVAGAKHIHTLAEAYGVPVILHTDHCAKKLLPWIDGLLDAGEQFFKETGKPLFSSHMIDLSEEPLEENIDICKTYLARMAKMGMTLEIELGITGGEEDGVDNSDVDASKLYTQPEEVAYAYDELKKVSDNFTIAASFGNVHGVYKPGNVKLTPKILDNSQKYIEEKNGTQPNPVDFVFHGGSGSSLEEIREAIGYGVIKMNIDTDLQFAFTEGIRDYMNDKIDYLRTQIGNPEGADQPNKKYYDPRGWLRKGEETFKARLIQAFKDLNCVDTL; encoded by the coding sequence ATGAGTCATACAATTAAACCCGGAGTTGCAACAGGAAGTGAAGTGCAAGAGATTTTTAAATTAGCAAAATCGAAAAATTTCGCTTTACCAGCTGTAAATGTTACAGGTTCTAACACAATTAACAGTGTTTTAGAAACTGCAAAAGAATTAAATTCACCAGTAATTATTCAATTTTCAAATGGTGGTGCACAATTTAACGCAGGTAAAGGATTGTCTAATGAAAATCAAAAAGCAGCTATTGCTGGTGGTGTTGCAGGAGCAAAACACATACACACTTTAGCAGAAGCTTATGGAGTACCTGTAATTTTACATACAGACCACTGTGCTAAAAAATTATTACCTTGGATAGATGGATTATTAGATGCAGGTGAACAATTTTTTAAAGAAACTGGAAAACCTTTATTTAGTTCTCATATGATTGATTTATCTGAAGAACCTTTAGAAGAAAATATTGATATTTGTAAAACCTACTTAGCACGTATGGCTAAAATGGGAATGACTTTAGAAATTGAATTAGGTATTACAGGAGGAGAAGAAGATGGTGTAGATAATTCAGATGTAGATGCATCAAAATTATACACACAACCTGAAGAAGTTGCTTATGCATACGATGAACTTAAAAAAGTAAGCGATAACTTTACAATTGCTGCATCTTTTGGAAATGTTCACGGTGTTTATAAACCAGGAAACGTTAAATTAACTCCAAAAATCTTAGATAATTCACAAAAATATATTGAAGAGAAAAATGGAACACAACCAAACCCTGTAGATTTTGTATTCCACGGAGGTTCTGGTTCTTCATTAGAAGAAATTAGAGAAGCAATTGGTTATGGTGTTATTAAAATGAACATTGACACTGACCTTCAATTTGCTTTTACTGAAGGAATTAGAGATTATATGAATGATAAAATTGACTATTTAAGAACACAAATAGGAAATCCTGAAGGAGCAGATCAACCAAACAAAAAATACTACGATCCACGTGGTTGGTTACGTAAAGGTGAAGAAACTTTTAAAGCACGCTTAATCCAAGCTTTTAAAGATTTAAACTGTGTTGATACCTTATAA
- a CDS encoding BamA/TamA family outer membrane protein, with amino-acid sequence MKNNFIIILILISVTLSFSSCNTLKYVSDDEYLLTKNSVYVNTKKNVDTEITDYIVQRPNQLVLGMPFPLHFYNIGNKNFQTDYEQWKIEHPNTSKFITAIFSEKQTIGLHNFKKGSHQWFLNNGEAPIIFDKKKATQTTNNLMLHYYNEGYFNAKVNFEEIKSKRNKVAINYNISTGKPFTLDTITTNIASKVLDSIYTANKGKSFLENGKQFKYTLFFKEQNRINELFRNSGIYRFNKNAILIEADTANYKSNIDLIINDSIANVPFIVQKIKNINIYTDYSYNTKDEPIKDSLNYNGYLFLSQKKLKYNPKLLLESIFIEPNTIYKDKTRELTRKNLRRLNNFKTINIKYTELEDDYLEASIYLSPLKKYSIGTSTELTRSNVRRFGISEKISFSNLNVFKGAEILRFSVQGSFLDSKDAADNDNLLNAWEVGADINLELPRFLFPYNFKKIIPKSMEPQTIFTLGTSLQKNIGLDKQKFTGIIDYTWKSRTTKTHSFELLNAQFIKNLNIESYFDIYTSEYDDLVEIQENYFPDVELTENSAISFIENYIDETFETTYETQYKTAKNIEARYNIITEDVVIPSIAYTFTYNNSEDYKDTDFSFFKVRLASSGSLFTNISNQKDENNVKTLFNTPIAQYAKIDLEYKKFWNFYSENVLAFRSFLGIAVPYNNSNSIPFSRSYFIGGPNDLRAWKIYDLGPGSTKTGLEYNIGNLKFISSLEYRFKIINSIKGALFIDAGNIWDITDSDLTESDAKFSDFNSLKDIAIGSGFGIRYDLSFILLRLDLGFKTYEPYNTTDNKWFKNYNFKNNVYNFGISYPF; translated from the coding sequence TTGAAAAACAATTTTATAATAATACTAATTTTAATAAGCGTAACTTTAAGTTTTTCATCGTGCAACACTTTAAAGTATGTTTCGGATGATGAATACTTGCTTACAAAAAATTCGGTTTATGTAAATACTAAAAAAAATGTTGACACAGAAATAACAGATTATATTGTACAACGCCCCAATCAATTGGTTTTAGGAATGCCCTTTCCACTTCATTTTTACAATATTGGAAATAAAAATTTTCAAACCGATTATGAACAATGGAAAATAGAACATCCAAATACTTCAAAATTTATAACAGCTATATTTTCTGAAAAACAAACAATAGGTTTACATAATTTTAAAAAAGGTTCACATCAATGGTTTTTAAACAATGGAGAAGCTCCAATAATTTTTGACAAAAAAAAAGCAACTCAAACCACTAACAACCTAATGTTACATTATTATAATGAAGGTTATTTTAATGCAAAAGTTAATTTTGAAGAAATAAAAAGCAAACGCAATAAAGTTGCTATAAATTACAATATAAGCACGGGTAAGCCATTCACATTAGACACCATAACTACAAATATAGCTTCTAAAGTTTTAGACTCTATTTACACAGCAAACAAGGGTAAATCTTTTTTAGAAAACGGAAAACAATTTAAATACACCCTCTTTTTTAAAGAACAAAACAGAATTAATGAACTCTTTAGAAATTCAGGAATTTATCGCTTTAATAAAAACGCAATATTAATAGAGGCAGATACTGCCAATTACAAATCTAATATTGACTTAATAATTAATGATAGTATTGCAAATGTGCCTTTTATAGTTCAAAAAATTAAAAATATAAATATTTATACAGACTATTCATACAACACAAAAGACGAACCTATTAAAGACAGCTTAAATTATAATGGCTATTTATTTTTATCACAAAAAAAACTTAAATACAATCCAAAATTACTTTTAGAAAGCATTTTTATAGAACCAAATACAATTTATAAAGATAAAACTAGAGAGTTAACACGTAAAAATTTAAGACGTTTAAATAATTTTAAAACTATAAATATAAAATATACAGAACTAGAAGATGATTATTTAGAAGCTTCCATTTATTTATCTCCTTTAAAAAAATACTCTATAGGTACAAGTACAGAACTTACGCGTTCGAACGTAAGGCGGTTTGGTATTTCAGAAAAAATTTCATTCTCTAATTTAAATGTTTTTAAAGGTGCTGAAATATTAAGATTTTCTGTACAAGGCTCTTTTTTAGACTCTAAAGATGCTGCTGATAACGATAATTTACTAAATGCTTGGGAAGTTGGTGCCGATATAAATCTAGAATTACCTCGATTTTTATTCCCATATAATTTCAAAAAAATTATCCCAAAAAGTATGGAGCCACAAACAATCTTTACTTTAGGTACAAGTCTGCAAAAAAACATTGGATTAGATAAACAAAAATTTACTGGTATAATTGATTACACTTGGAAATCTAGAACAACTAAAACACATAGTTTTGAATTGCTTAATGCACAATTTATAAAAAACTTAAATATTGAATCTTATTTTGATATTTACACTTCCGAATATGATGATTTAGTAGAAATACAAGAAAACTATTTTCCTGATGTTGAGTTAACCGAAAATTCAGCAATATCTTTTATCGAAAATTATATTGATGAAACATTTGAAACAACTTATGAAACTCAATATAAAACGGCCAAAAACATTGAAGCCCGGTATAATATAATTACTGAAGACGTTGTAATACCATCCATAGCATACACATTCACATACAATAATAGTGAAGATTATAAAGATACTGATTTCTCATTTTTTAAAGTTCGCTTAGCTTCATCTGGTAGTTTATTTACCAATATTTCAAATCAAAAAGATGAAAATAACGTAAAAACATTATTTAACACACCAATTGCCCAATATGCTAAAATAGATTTAGAATATAAAAAATTCTGGAATTTTTACTCGGAAAATGTACTTGCATTTAGAAGTTTTTTGGGTATTGCTGTACCTTACAACAATTCTAACTCTATACCATTTAGCAGAAGCTATTTTATTGGAGGCCCAAACGATTTAAGAGCTTGGAAAATTTACGATTTAGGTCCTGGATCCACAAAAACTGGTTTAGAATACAATATCGGAAACTTAAAATTTATTAGCAGTTTAGAATATAGATTTAAAATAATAAATAGCATTAAAGGTGCTTTATTTATTGATGCAGGAAACATTTGGGACATTACCGATTCTGATTTAACAGAATCAGACGCTAAATTCTCCGATTTTAATTCACTAAAAGATATTGCAATAGGCTCTGGATTTGGAATTCGATACGATTTAAGCTTTATTTTATTACGCTTAGATTTAGGTTTTAAAACTTACGAACCATACAACACAACGGACAATAAATGGTTTAAAAATTATAATTTCAAAAACAATGTCTATAATTTTGGAATTAGCTACCCTTTTTAA
- a CDS encoding RNA polymerase sigma factor RpoD/SigA, which produces MRQLKITKQVTNRETASLDKYLQEIGKVDLITAEMEVELAQRIKAGDQVALERLTKANLRFVVSVAKQYQNQGLTLPDLINEGNLGLIKAAKRFDETRGFKFISYAVWWIRQSILQALAEQSRIVRLPLNKIGSINKINKMYAFLEQENERPPSAEEIAKKLDMTVNDVKESMKNSGRHVSMDAPLIEGEDSNLYDVLNTGESPNPDKSLLHESLKVEIERALETLTPREADVVQLYFGLGDAHPMTLEEIGETFDLTRERVRQIKEKAIRRLKHTSRSKILKTYLG; this is translated from the coding sequence ATGAGACAACTTAAAATAACAAAACAGGTTACTAACAGAGAAACCGCTTCTTTAGATAAATACTTACAAGAAATAGGAAAAGTTGATTTAATTACTGCCGAAATGGAGGTAGAATTAGCTCAACGAATTAAAGCAGGAGATCAAGTAGCTTTAGAAAGATTAACAAAAGCAAATTTACGTTTTGTTGTATCTGTAGCAAAACAATATCAAAATCAAGGATTAACTTTACCTGATCTAATTAATGAAGGTAATTTAGGATTAATAAAAGCAGCTAAACGTTTTGATGAAACTCGTGGTTTCAAATTTATTTCATACGCTGTTTGGTGGATTCGTCAATCTATTTTACAAGCATTGGCAGAACAATCTCGTATTGTGCGTTTACCTTTAAATAAAATTGGTTCTATCAATAAAATCAATAAAATGTATGCTTTTCTTGAGCAAGAGAACGAAAGACCTCCTTCTGCTGAAGAAATTGCAAAAAAATTAGACATGACTGTGAACGATGTAAAAGAGTCTATGAAAAATTCTGGTCGTCACGTATCTATGGATGCGCCTTTAATTGAAGGTGAAGATTCTAATTTATACGATGTATTAAATACAGGTGAATCTCCAAATCCAGACAAATCACTTTTACACGAATCTTTAAAAGTTGAAATTGAACGCGCTTTAGAAACATTAACTCCTAGAGAAGCTGATGTTGTTCAATTATACTTTGGTTTAGGTGATGCTCACCCAATGACACTTGAAGAAATTGGTGAAACTTTTGATTTAACTCGTGAACGTGTTCGTCAAATTAAAGAAAAAGCAATTAGACGTTTAAAACACACTTCTAGAAGTAAAATTTTAAAAACATATTTAGGATAA
- the accD gene encoding acetyl-CoA carboxylase, carboxyltransferase subunit beta has translation MSSWFKRKDKGIQTATEDKKDVPKGLWYKTPSGKVVDTDELKENYYVSPEDGYHVRIGSEEYFEILFDDNKFKEFDKNMVSKDPLKFTDTKKYTERLKQAYEKTKLKDAVRTAVGKSLGKDLVVAAMDFAFIGGSMGSVVGEKISRAIDYSIKNKVPFLMISKSGGARMMEASYSLMQLIKTSAKLAQLAEAKIPYISLCTDPTTGGTTASYAMLGDVNFAEPNALVAFAGPRVVKDTTGKDLPPGFQKAEFVLEHGFLDKIIERKNLKKQVNLYIDLVENLPIRN, from the coding sequence ATGTCATCTTGGTTTAAAAGAAAAGATAAGGGGATTCAAACAGCAACAGAAGATAAAAAAGATGTGCCTAAAGGATTATGGTACAAAACGCCTAGCGGGAAAGTTGTTGATACAGATGAATTAAAAGAAAATTATTATGTAAGCCCAGAAGATGGCTATCACGTAAGAATTGGAAGTGAAGAATATTTTGAAATTCTTTTTGATGATAATAAATTCAAAGAATTTGATAAAAACATGGTTTCGAAAGATCCATTAAAATTTACTGATACTAAAAAATATACAGAACGCTTGAAACAAGCTTACGAAAAAACAAAACTTAAAGACGCTGTTAGAACTGCAGTTGGAAAATCTCTAGGAAAAGATTTAGTAGTAGCTGCAATGGATTTTGCTTTTATAGGGGGTTCAATGGGAAGTGTTGTTGGAGAAAAGATATCACGAGCTATCGACTATTCAATCAAAAATAAAGTTCCTTTTTTAATGATTTCTAAATCTGGAGGAGCAAGAATGATGGAAGCATCCTACTCGTTAATGCAATTAATAAAAACCTCTGCAAAATTAGCACAATTAGCAGAAGCAAAAATACCATACATATCTTTATGTACAGACCCAACAACTGGTGGAACTACTGCTTCTTATGCAATGTTAGGAGATGTAAACTTTGCTGAACCTAATGCTTTAGTTGCTTTTGCTGGACCTAGAGTAGTAAAAGATACTACTGGAAAAGATTTACCTCCAGGATTTCAAAAAGCAGAATTTGTACTAGAACACGGTTTTTTAGATAAAATTATTGAACGTAAAAATTTAAAAAAACAAGTAAACCTTTATATTGATTTAGTTGAAAATTTACCTATTAGAAACTAA
- a CDS encoding small-conductance mechanosensitive channel, whose translation MKTIIQLQEADFTFAQDIWSQISNIIPKILMVIGFVILAWIILKVVNYILKKILKLSKIDSLTTKLNEAELFGKNDYDIVPSKIVLKFVKYLIILIFIIIASESLGLTMVSEGIASFIGYLPVLISALLIFVIGVYLASIIKKAVQDTFKSLEVKGSNLVGNIVFYAIVVVVSITALNQAGIDTEIITSNLTLILGSVLLSFTIAFGLGARDIITRLLFGFYSRKNFEAGQRIKTKEIEGVIQQIDNICITIKTAEGVVVLPIKKFVDQEVEII comes from the coding sequence ATGAAAACAATTATTCAACTACAAGAAGCTGATTTTACATTTGCCCAAGATATATGGAGTCAGATATCAAATATAATTCCAAAGATTTTAATGGTTATTGGATTTGTAATTTTAGCTTGGATTATTTTAAAAGTTGTAAATTATATTTTAAAAAAAATATTAAAGTTATCTAAAATAGATTCTTTAACCACTAAATTAAATGAAGCGGAATTATTTGGTAAAAATGATTACGATATTGTTCCTTCTAAAATAGTATTAAAGTTTGTTAAGTATTTAATAATTCTAATTTTTATAATTATCGCTTCGGAAAGTCTTGGTTTAACTATGGTTTCTGAAGGTATTGCTAGCTTTATTGGGTATTTACCAGTTCTTATAAGTGCATTGTTAATTTTTGTTATTGGGGTTTATTTAGCCTCAATTATAAAAAAAGCAGTACAAGATACCTTTAAATCTTTAGAAGTTAAAGGTTCTAATTTAGTAGGTAATATTGTTTTTTATGCAATTGTTGTGGTTGTTTCTATAACAGCATTAAATCAGGCAGGAATTGATACAGAAATTATTACAAGTAATTTAACATTGATATTAGGATCTGTATTGTTATCGTTTACAATTGCTTTTGGTCTAGGTGCTAGAGATATTATTACGCGTCTATTGTTTGGATTTTATTCTCGTAAGAATTTTGAAGCTGGGCAACGTATTAAAACTAAAGAAATTGAAGGAGTGATTCAACAAATTGATAATATATGTATTACAATAAAAACTGCAGAGGGAGTAGTTGTTTTACCTATTAAGAAATTTGTTGATCAGGAAGTAGAAATTATATAA
- a CDS encoding RNA polymerase sigma factor → MKSIGDITLLTDNELVQEIVKTNDSHLFAILYDRHVAMVYNKCYGFASSKEEAQDLTHDVFIKLFVKLRTFKGTAKFSTWLYSFTYNFCVNYVTRNNYKKNEKNFEGEIPDSDEDDSSDASIFSMKSEMLKKALELIEPGEKMILLMKYQDDFSIKEISESLEIGESAVKMRLKRAKEKLINVYKNLN, encoded by the coding sequence TTGAAATCAATAGGTGACATAACGTTATTAACAGATAACGAATTGGTACAAGAAATAGTAAAAACAAATGATTCTCATCTGTTTGCTATTTTGTATGATAGGCATGTGGCTATGGTTTATAATAAGTGCTATGGATTTGCTTCTTCAAAAGAAGAGGCGCAAGATTTAACACATGATGTTTTTATTAAACTTTTTGTTAAATTGAGGACTTTTAAAGGAACAGCTAAGTTTTCTACTTGGTTGTATTCATTTACATATAATTTTTGTGTAAATTATGTTACACGTAATAATTATAAAAAAAATGAAAAGAATTTTGAAGGAGAAATACCCGATTCTGATGAAGATGATTCTAGTGATGCGTCTATTTTTAGTATGAAATCGGAGATGTTAAAAAAAGCACTAGAGTTAATAGAGCCAGGCGAGAAGATGATTTTATTAATGAAGTATCAAGATGATTTTTCTATAAAAGAAATTTCAGAATCGTTAGAAATAGGAGAGAGTGCTGTTAAGATGCGTTTAAAAAGAGCAAAAGAGAAATTAATTAATGTATATAAAAATCTTAATTGA